Proteins encoded by one window of Heliangelus exortis chromosome 5, bHelExo1.hap1, whole genome shotgun sequence:
- the ERG28 gene encoding ergosterol biosynthetic protein 28 homolog codes for MSRFLNVLRSWLVMVSVIAAGNTLQSFRDHSFLSEKLYTASPGLVNALQARTFGVWTLLSSVIRCLCAIDIRNRTLYYITLFTFFLALVHFLSEVFIYHTAALTIGVMAPLMVASFSILGMLIGLQYLEVEALSQNKKKN; via the exons ATGAGCCGGTTCCTGAACGTGCTGCGCAGCTGGCTGGTGATGGTGTCCGTCATCGCTGCCGGTAACACCCTGCAGAGCTTCCGCGACCACAGCTTCCTCTCGGAGAAGCTGTACACCGCCAGCCCCGGCCTCG TGAACGCGCTCCAGGCCCGGACCTTTGGCGTCTGGACCCTGCTGTCATCTGTGATCCGCTGTCTCTGCGCCATCGACATCCGCAACAGAAC CCTCTATTACATCACACTTTTCACCTTCTTTTTGGCCCTTGTTCACTTCCTGTCTGAGGTCTTCATTTACCACACTGCAGCCTTGACAATTGGAGTTATGGCACCTCTCATGGTAGCAA GTTTCTCTATCTTGGGAATGTTGATTGGGCTGCAGTACCTGGAAGTAGAAGCACTGTcacaaaacaagaagaaaaactga